The proteins below are encoded in one region of Bremerella sp. P1:
- a CDS encoding bifunctional GNAT family N-acetyltransferase/carbon-nitrogen hydrolase family protein yields MEPIDLKEYEWKTVIRPMRIEDYDALVEMQRACFPGMAPWSKEHIESQLKIFPQGQIVIEIDGQLAASSSCLIVQNEPNMAWHNFKAVSDNGYIRNHNPKGDTLYGIEMMVHPEFRGLKLSRRMYDARKEMCREMNLARMIIGGRIPGYHKVADKMTAREYVERVVAKAEFDPVLTAQTANGFALQGLIPNYLPNDKASCGYATYLEWLNLDYRPGAKRRFHHLVEPIRITVVQYEMRAIRSFDEFAQQCDFFLDVASDYKSDFIMFPELFTTQLLSCVEPTRPGLAARRLAEFTTDYLEYFSERAIKFNVNVIGGSHFVLENDTLYNIAYLFGRDGSIGKQYKIHITPSERKWWGIEPGHKVEVFDTDCGKVAIQICYDIEFPELTRIAANKGAEMIFVPYNTDTRHGYLRVKTCAQARCVENQVYVAISGCTGNLPFVENADIHYAQSGVFTPCDAEFARDGIAAECNPNVETIVIHDVDLELLRRHRLEGSVQNWNDRRKDLYKVQYMEDGEQGYV; encoded by the coding sequence ATGGAACCGATCGATCTAAAGGAATACGAGTGGAAAACGGTGATTCGTCCTATGCGCATCGAGGATTACGATGCGCTGGTCGAGATGCAGCGGGCCTGCTTCCCTGGCATGGCGCCCTGGTCGAAAGAGCACATCGAAAGCCAGCTGAAGATTTTCCCCCAGGGGCAAATCGTTATCGAGATCGACGGTCAGTTGGCGGCGTCCTCCAGCTGCTTGATTGTGCAAAACGAGCCCAACATGGCCTGGCACAACTTCAAGGCTGTCTCCGACAACGGCTATATCCGTAATCACAACCCTAAGGGGGACACGCTGTACGGGATCGAGATGATGGTTCATCCCGAGTTCCGCGGCCTCAAGCTTTCCCGCCGCATGTACGATGCCCGGAAGGAAATGTGCCGCGAGATGAACCTGGCCCGGATGATCATCGGCGGGCGTATTCCCGGCTATCACAAGGTGGCCGATAAGATGACCGCCCGCGAATATGTCGAACGGGTGGTCGCCAAGGCCGAGTTCGACCCCGTGCTGACCGCCCAGACGGCCAATGGCTTCGCCCTGCAAGGGCTGATTCCCAATTACCTGCCCAACGACAAGGCTTCGTGCGGGTACGCCACCTACTTGGAGTGGCTGAACCTCGACTACCGACCAGGGGCCAAGCGACGCTTCCATCACCTGGTCGAACCGATTCGCATCACGGTCGTTCAGTATGAAATGCGAGCGATTCGCAGTTTCGATGAGTTTGCCCAGCAGTGCGACTTCTTCCTCGACGTCGCCTCCGACTACAAGTCAGACTTCATCATGTTTCCGGAGTTGTTCACCACGCAGCTCTTGTCGTGCGTGGAACCGACCCGGCCAGGGCTGGCAGCCCGTCGACTGGCGGAGTTCACGACCGACTACCTCGAGTACTTCTCGGAGCGGGCGATCAAGTTCAACGTGAACGTGATCGGCGGTAGTCACTTCGTGTTGGAGAACGACACGCTGTACAACATTGCCTACCTGTTTGGTCGCGATGGCTCGATTGGTAAGCAGTACAAGATTCATATCACCCCCAGCGAGCGGAAGTGGTGGGGGATCGAGCCTGGGCATAAGGTCGAAGTCTTCGACACCGACTGCGGCAAGGTCGCTATTCAAATCTGTTACGACATCGAGTTCCCCGAGCTGACGCGAATCGCAGCCAACAAAGGGGCCGAGATGATCTTCGTGCCGTACAACACCGACACGCGTCACGGCTACCTCCGCGTGAAGACGTGTGCCCAGGCACGCTGCGTCGAGAACCAGGTTTACGTGGCAATCTCAGGCTGTACCGGTAACCTGCCGTTTGTCGAGAACGCCGATATCCACTACGCCCAGTCAGGCGTCTTTACCCCATGCGACGCCGAGTTTGCCCGTGATGGTATCGCCGCCGAGTGCAACCCGAACGTCGAAACGATCGTGATTCACGACGTCGACCTGGAACTGCTTCGGCGGCACCGGTTAGAAGGTTCGGTCCAGAACTGGAACGACCGCCGCAAGGACTTGTACAAAGTGCAGTACATGGAAGACGGCGAGCAGGGATACGTTTAG
- the dnaJ gene encoding molecular chaperone DnaJ produces the protein MATKVDYYEVLGIERSASSGEISKAYRKLAIKYHPDSNPGDEEAVSRFKEAAEAYEVLSDSEKRARYDQYGHAGVEGGQRANFHDVEDIMEAFGDIFGGGIFSDIFGRGGGRGGRRRVRKGADIQVRVTLDLEEAATGVDREIQVDRRVACETCSGSGAKPGSQPETCSRCGGAGQVVQQAGILRVQTTCPSCGGQGTIITDPCGDCRGNGFTTKRVSMDVAIPAGVDDGMRVRLAGEGQPSPDGGPPGDCYCHISIRKHKLFEREGDHLILKMPITYTQAVLGSEIEVPTLNGPAMLSVPAGSGSSEVFKMRGKGMPDPHGRGTGDLYVQTYIEVPKKLDPKQEELLRDLAEYEHTNVSPHRKSFLESIRDYLFASTDEKETKKKS, from the coding sequence ATGGCTACCAAAGTCGACTACTACGAAGTCCTGGGAATCGAACGATCCGCATCCAGCGGCGAGATTTCCAAGGCCTATCGCAAGCTGGCGATTAAATACCACCCCGACTCGAACCCGGGCGACGAGGAAGCCGTCTCTCGGTTCAAGGAAGCGGCCGAGGCGTACGAAGTTCTTAGCGATTCCGAAAAGCGGGCTCGTTACGATCAGTACGGCCATGCCGGTGTCGAAGGTGGACAGCGGGCAAACTTCCACGATGTCGAAGACATCATGGAAGCGTTTGGCGATATTTTCGGCGGAGGGATATTCAGCGACATCTTCGGCCGCGGCGGGGGTCGAGGGGGTCGTCGACGCGTTCGCAAAGGGGCCGACATCCAGGTTCGAGTCACGCTCGATCTCGAGGAAGCGGCAACCGGCGTCGATCGCGAAATCCAAGTCGATCGTCGCGTTGCCTGTGAGACATGCAGTGGCAGTGGTGCCAAGCCAGGCTCGCAGCCAGAAACATGTAGCCGCTGTGGCGGTGCTGGCCAAGTCGTGCAGCAGGCAGGCATCTTGCGTGTGCAAACGACCTGCCCTTCGTGCGGCGGCCAAGGGACCATCATCACCGATCCCTGCGGCGATTGCCGTGGGAATGGTTTTACCACCAAACGCGTCAGCATGGACGTCGCCATCCCGGCAGGTGTCGACGACGGCATGCGAGTTCGGCTGGCTGGCGAAGGGCAACCCAGCCCTGACGGAGGCCCTCCGGGCGATTGTTACTGCCACATCTCGATTCGCAAGCACAAGCTGTTCGAGCGCGAAGGGGATCACCTGATCCTGAAGATGCCGATCACGTACACCCAGGCAGTTCTGGGCAGCGAGATTGAAGTTCCGACACTCAACGGACCAGCGATGCTGAGCGTCCCGGCGGGTTCCGGTTCGTCGGAAGTTTTCAAGATGCGTGGCAAGGGGATGCCAGATCCTCATGGCCGCGGCACCGGCGACTTGTACGTGCAAACGTATATTGAAGTCCCCAAAAAGCTGGATCCGAAGCAGGAAGAACTGCTTCGCGACCTGGCCGAATACGAACACACTAACGTCAGTCCCCATCGGAAGTCGTTCCTCGAGTCGATTCGAGACTATCTGTTCGCATCGACCGACGAAAAAGAGACCAAGAAGAAGAGCTAA
- the grpE gene encoding nucleotide exchange factor GrpE: protein MSAEHPEKDPSQDPNTDADQSQATAENASTDEFFGSADDQVEKLKQDLVDAEKRVLLAQADLENYRKRVRRERDDELKFANSPLLTDLLPVVDNLQRALQSAGGSEQAGGIIDGIKLVEKQLLEAMKKRGCEPIEAEGQPFDPNFHEAILQQPSADVEPGTVLQVAQTGYKLFDRCIRASQVIVSKAPD from the coding sequence GTGTCTGCAGAACATCCCGAAAAGGATCCCTCGCAGGACCCCAACACTGATGCCGATCAGTCGCAAGCCACCGCAGAGAATGCGTCCACCGACGAATTCTTTGGTAGTGCCGACGATCAGGTCGAGAAGCTGAAGCAAGATCTGGTTGACGCCGAGAAGCGAGTCCTTCTGGCCCAGGCAGATCTGGAAAACTACCGCAAGCGCGTACGTCGTGAACGCGATGACGAACTCAAGTTCGCCAACTCGCCACTGCTGACGGACCTGCTGCCGGTAGTCGATAACCTACAGCGAGCTTTGCAGTCGGCTGGTGGGTCGGAACAAGCGGGTGGCATCATCGACGGAATCAAGCTGGTCGAGAAGCAGCTTCTCGAAGCAATGAAGAAACGCGGCTGCGAACCGATCGAAGCCGAAGGCCAACCGTTTGACCCGAACTTCCATGAAGCGATCCTGCAGCAGCCCAGCGCCGATGTCGAGCCAGGCACCGTGCTGCAAGTGGCTCAGACGGGCTACAAGCTGTTCGACCGCTGCATCCGGGCCAGCCAGGTGATTGTGTCAAAAGCCCCTGACTAA
- a CDS encoding type 1 glutamine amidotransferase domain-containing protein, giving the protein MNGKKILVVVTNTSRYPEMDRPTGLWLGEAVHFVDTVEKAGCQVDFVSPQGGYTPIDPMSLGEMALPIDWEYYEDHKFMNRLGNTLPAPSVDPADYSAIYFAGGHGVIWDFPGNKYLQAISREIYEAGGVVSSVCHGAVGLLNIQLSDGSYLVSEREVTGFSNEEEELAQLADHVPYLTEEELVKRGANYQKAEQPFTPFAVTSDRLVTGQNPQSGHAVAEGVFALLGQAAEV; this is encoded by the coding sequence ATGAACGGCAAGAAGATCCTCGTCGTCGTGACGAATACTTCGAGATACCCCGAAATGGATCGTCCCACAGGCCTTTGGCTGGGTGAGGCGGTCCATTTTGTCGATACGGTCGAAAAAGCAGGCTGCCAGGTCGATTTCGTCAGCCCACAGGGTGGCTACACACCAATTGATCCCATGAGCCTGGGAGAAATGGCCCTGCCGATCGATTGGGAATATTACGAAGACCACAAGTTCATGAATCGACTGGGAAACACCCTGCCCGCCCCAAGCGTCGATCCGGCCGACTACTCCGCCATCTACTTCGCCGGCGGACATGGAGTGATCTGGGACTTTCCCGGTAACAAATACCTGCAGGCAATCAGCCGTGAAATCTACGAGGCCGGCGGAGTCGTTTCCTCGGTCTGCCACGGAGCGGTCGGCCTTTTGAACATTCAGCTTTCCGACGGAAGCTACCTCGTGTCAGAGCGTGAGGTCACCGGATTCTCGAATGAGGAAGAGGAACTGGCCCAATTGGCCGACCACGTGCCGTACCTGACCGAAGAAGAGCTGGTTAAACGCGGGGCCAACTACCAGAAAGCCGAACAGCCATTCACCCCCTTTGCGGTCACCTCAGATCGACTCGTGACCGGGCAGAACCCTCAATCGGGCCATGCAGTGGCCGAAGGAGTCTTCGCGCTGCTGGGTCAGGCTGCCGAAGTTTGA
- the groL gene encoding chaperonin GroEL (60 kDa chaperone family; promotes refolding of misfolded polypeptides especially under stressful conditions; forms two stacked rings of heptamers to form a barrel-shaped 14mer; ends can be capped by GroES; misfolded proteins enter the barrel where they are refolded when GroES binds), giving the protein MAKQLLFEDHARAKMLKGIDKLADAVAVTMGPTGRNVIINKSYGGPTVTKDGVTVAKEIELEDRFENMGAKLVNEVASKTSDVAGDGTTTATVLARAIFKEGLRNIVAGSNPTAIRRGIEKAVAAAEDFLLSMAKPVNSKEDVANIGTISANNDRAIGELLADALHRVGQDGVITVEEGKSRETTVEYVEGMQFDKGYISPYFINRPAEMDVEMEDAYILFHEKKISNLRELIPLLEQVGNTGKPLLIVAEDIEGEALTALVVNRLRGVLNIAAVKAPGFGDRRKAMLADMGVLTGGTVISDDLGITLDKVQLNQLGRAKKINITKDKTTIVEGGGDKKELESRIAQLKRQIEETDSEYDREKYQERLAKLSGGVAVISVGAETEAEMKQTKARVEDALHATRAAVEEGVLPGGGVALVRAIEAVEKARSSARGDEKIGVDIILKALPAPMRQIADNCGIDGNVVVDEVQQKSTNYGYNAYEGAYVDMVKAGVIDPAKVVRTALSNAASISGLLLTTEALVTNLEDDGKRPAEGVIR; this is encoded by the coding sequence GTGGCAAAACAACTGCTTTTCGAGGATCATGCCCGAGCCAAGATGCTCAAGGGCATCGACAAGCTGGCCGACGCTGTCGCCGTCACGATGGGCCCAACCGGCCGTAACGTGATCATCAACAAGTCGTACGGCGGCCCGACGGTAACCAAAGACGGCGTGACCGTTGCCAAGGAAATCGAACTCGAAGATCGCTTCGAGAACATGGGTGCTAAGCTCGTCAACGAAGTCGCGAGCAAGACTTCTGACGTGGCTGGTGACGGTACGACTACCGCCACCGTTCTGGCCCGTGCGATCTTCAAGGAAGGTCTTCGCAACATCGTAGCCGGTAGCAACCCAACCGCGATTCGTCGTGGTATTGAAAAGGCGGTTGCTGCGGCTGAAGACTTCCTGCTTTCGATGGCCAAGCCCGTCAACAGCAAGGAAGACGTCGCCAACATCGGTACCATCAGTGCCAATAACGACCGCGCTATCGGCGAACTGCTCGCAGACGCTTTGCACCGCGTCGGTCAAGACGGCGTCATCACCGTCGAAGAAGGCAAGAGCCGAGAAACGACCGTCGAATACGTCGAAGGTATGCAGTTCGACAAGGGTTACATCTCGCCTTACTTCATCAATCGTCCAGCGGAAATGGACGTGGAGATGGAAGACGCTTACATCCTGTTCCACGAAAAGAAGATCAGCAACCTGCGTGAGCTGATTCCGCTTCTGGAACAAGTTGGCAACACTGGCAAGCCGCTGTTGATCGTCGCCGAAGACATCGAAGGCGAAGCCCTGACCGCATTGGTCGTCAACCGTCTGCGTGGCGTGCTGAACATTGCCGCCGTCAAGGCTCCTGGTTTCGGCGATCGTCGTAAGGCGATGCTGGCCGACATGGGCGTTCTGACCGGTGGTACCGTGATCAGCGACGATCTGGGCATCACGCTCGATAAGGTTCAACTGAACCAATTGGGCCGTGCCAAGAAGATCAACATCACCAAGGACAAGACGACGATCGTCGAAGGTGGTGGCGACAAAAAGGAACTCGAATCGCGTATCGCTCAGCTGAAGCGTCAGATCGAAGAAACCGACAGCGAATACGATCGTGAAAAGTACCAGGAACGCCTGGCTAAGCTTTCCGGTGGTGTGGCTGTCATCTCGGTCGGTGCCGAAACCGAAGCGGAAATGAAGCAGACCAAGGCACGCGTCGAAGACGCCCTGCACGCTACCCGTGCGGCCGTCGAAGAAGGCGTTCTGCCAGGTGGTGGTGTCGCTCTGGTTCGTGCAATCGAAGCAGTCGAGAAGGCCCGTTCCTCGGCCCGCGGCGACGAAAAGATCGGCGTCGACATCATCCTCAAGGCTCTGCCGGCTCCGATGCGTCAAATCGCCGACAACTGCGGCATCGACGGCAACGTGGTTGTCGACGAAGTTCAGCAGAAGTCGACCAACTACGGCTACAACGCCTACGAAGGTGCTTACGTCGACATGGTCAAAGCTGGCGTGATCGATCCAGCCAAGGTGGTACGTACCGCTCTGAGCAACGCCGCGAGCATCTCCGGTCTGCTGCTCACGACCGAAGCGTTGGTCACCAACCTGGAAGACGATGGCAAGCGTCCGGCCGAAGGCGTTATTCGCTAA
- the yacG gene encoding DNA gyrase inhibitor YacG, producing the protein MASLRCPTCGHLFETDYTPAMPFCSERCRQIDLGQWLDEEHALPVDIEKHIEEQANRQFDDEDSPE; encoded by the coding sequence ATGGCTTCTCTACGCTGTCCCACGTGTGGTCACCTGTTCGAGACAGACTACACTCCGGCGATGCCATTTTGCAGCGAACGATGTCGTCAGATCGATCTGGGACAATGGCTCGACGAGGAGCACGCGCTTCCCGTCGACATTGAAAAGCACATCGAAGAGCAGGCGAATCGCCAATTCGACGACGAAGATTCGCCAGAGTGA
- a CDS encoding co-chaperone GroES: MAKSLKIRTLDDRIVVQPLEAEETTAGGIVLPDSAQEKPQRGTVLAVGPGKLLDSGSRAELSVAIGDEVIYGKYSGSDIEIDDVEYKILRETEVLAKVVND; this comes from the coding sequence ATGGCGAAGAGTCTGAAGATTCGCACTTTGGATGACCGCATTGTTGTTCAGCCGCTGGAAGCAGAAGAAACCACCGCCGGTGGTATCGTTCTGCCTGACTCGGCTCAGGAAAAGCCACAGCGTGGCACTGTCCTGGCCGTCGGTCCTGGCAAGCTGTTGGATAGCGGCAGCCGAGCAGAGCTTTCGGTGGCCATTGGCGACGAAGTCATCTACGGCAAGTACAGCGGCAGCGATATCGAAATCGATGACGTCGAGTACAAGATCCTTCGCGAGACCGAAGTCCTGGCCAAAGTCGTCAACGACTAA
- a CDS encoding FmdB family zinc ribbon protein, with product MPTYEYKCDACEHEFEEFQSISADPLTKCPECKKKKLRRLFSTGGGLLFKGSGFYITDYRSDSYKKSAEKGSKSSESSKPAKSESKGKSSSD from the coding sequence ATGCCCACCTACGAATACAAGTGCGACGCTTGTGAACATGAATTCGAGGAATTCCAGTCGATCTCGGCCGATCCACTGACGAAGTGCCCCGAGTGCAAAAAGAAGAAGTTGCGCCGGCTCTTCAGCACCGGCGGTGGCTTGCTCTTCAAGGGTTCTGGGTTTTACATCACGGACTATCGCAGCGATTCGTACAAGAAGAGCGCCGAAAAGGGCTCGAAGAGCAGCGAATCGTCCAAGCCGGCCAAGAGCGAGTCGAAAGGCAAATCGTCTTCGGACTAA
- a CDS encoding P-II family nitrogen regulator yields MKLIVAVIQPTKLDSVRTALSEMAVERLTVFDAEGYGRQRGQTATFRGIEYQTNLLRKVIVEIAVNDDFLDKTLSIIENVARTGQEGNIGDGKILVLPIEQVVQIGGKEKGPSAV; encoded by the coding sequence GTGAAACTGATTGTCGCCGTGATCCAACCAACCAAGCTGGACAGTGTTCGCACGGCCCTATCTGAAATGGCCGTCGAGCGATTGACGGTCTTCGATGCCGAAGGGTACGGTCGACAGCGTGGCCAAACGGCGACCTTCCGTGGTATTGAGTACCAGACGAACCTGCTGCGGAAGGTGATCGTGGAGATTGCCGTGAACGACGACTTCCTGGACAAGACGCTCAGCATCATCGAGAACGTCGCACGCACCGGCCAGGAAGGTAACATCGGCGACGGGAAAATTCTCGTCCTGCCGATCGAGCAGGTCGTTCAAATTGGCGGCAAGGAAAAAGGCCCGTCGGCTGTCTAA
- the groL gene encoding chaperonin GroEL (60 kDa chaperone family; promotes refolding of misfolded polypeptides especially under stressful conditions; forms two stacked rings of heptamers to form a barrel-shaped 14mer; ends can be capped by GroES; misfolded proteins enter the barrel where they are refolded when GroES binds), protein MAKQMVFGDEARQPLLAGVTKLARAVKSTLGPRGRNAVLDKGWGSPKITKDGVTVAEDIELDDVYENLACQLVKEAASKTNDVAGDGTTTATVLAEGIFREGLKMLAAGADGMALQRGILKASEAVGEAVQKSSTKIDEKSKKQIEQIATIAGNNDPTIGKVLAEAFLKVGKDGVITVEEGRGSETTVDFVEGMQFDRGFLSPHFVTDEDSQAVELEDCYILLFEEKISAAKKLVPLLEAVSKANKPLLIIAEDVEGEALATLVVNKMRGILNVAAVKAPGYGDRRKAMLGDIATLTGGTAIFKDLGIELESVKTSNLGRAKKVKLTAGETVIVGGGGKKADIEGRAAQIRSEIEATDSEYDREKLQERLAKLAGGVAQINCGAVTETEMKERKDLLVDAKSATQAALQEGIVPGGGIALLRAQKALKKLAVEGDEKLGADIVAKVLEFPLRTIAENAGLDGGVVVNRVRQQKKGTEGFNADTGNYEDLVDAGVIDPAKVVRTALQNAASVAALLLTTDSLITEIPSEDEGGDHHDHHDHGGMGGMGGMGGMPGMGGMGMPGMM, encoded by the coding sequence GTGGCAAAACAGATGGTCTTTGGAGATGAAGCGCGACAGCCGCTTTTGGCCGGCGTAACAAAGCTGGCACGTGCCGTGAAGAGCACGTTGGGTCCGCGTGGTCGCAATGCCGTGCTGGACAAAGGCTGGGGTTCCCCCAAGATCACCAAGGACGGCGTGACGGTTGCCGAAGACATCGAACTGGACGATGTCTACGAAAACCTCGCCTGTCAGTTGGTTAAGGAAGCCGCCAGCAAGACGAACGATGTTGCTGGTGACGGTACCACCACCGCAACCGTTCTCGCTGAAGGTATCTTCCGCGAAGGTCTGAAGATGCTGGCCGCCGGTGCGGACGGCATGGCCCTGCAACGTGGAATTCTGAAAGCTTCCGAAGCAGTCGGCGAAGCCGTTCAGAAGTCGTCCACCAAGATCGACGAAAAGAGCAAGAAGCAGATCGAACAGATCGCTACCATCGCCGGTAACAACGATCCGACGATCGGTAAGGTGCTTGCCGAAGCCTTCCTGAAGGTTGGTAAAGACGGCGTCATCACCGTCGAAGAAGGTCGCGGAAGCGAAACGACCGTCGACTTCGTCGAAGGTATGCAGTTCGATCGCGGCTTCCTTTCGCCTCACTTCGTCACCGACGAAGACTCGCAGGCAGTTGAACTGGAAGATTGCTATATCCTGCTGTTTGAAGAAAAGATCTCGGCTGCCAAGAAGCTGGTTCCGCTTCTGGAAGCTGTCAGCAAGGCCAACAAGCCGCTGCTGATCATCGCCGAAGACGTCGAAGGCGAAGCTTTGGCAACGCTGGTCGTCAACAAGATGCGTGGCATCCTGAACGTTGCCGCCGTTAAGGCTCCTGGCTACGGCGATCGTCGTAAAGCCATGCTCGGCGACATCGCCACCCTGACCGGTGGAACCGCCATCTTCAAGGACCTGGGCATCGAACTGGAAAGTGTCAAGACTTCCAACCTGGGTCGCGCCAAGAAGGTCAAGCTGACCGCTGGCGAAACCGTCATCGTTGGTGGTGGCGGCAAGAAGGCCGATATCGAAGGTCGTGCCGCTCAGATCCGCAGCGAAATCGAAGCTACCGATAGCGAATACGATCGCGAAAAGCTGCAAGAGCGTCTGGCCAAGCTGGCCGGTGGTGTTGCCCAGATCAACTGTGGTGCCGTCACCGAAACCGAAATGAAGGAACGCAAGGACCTGTTGGTCGACGCCAAGAGTGCTACCCAAGCCGCTCTGCAAGAAGGCATCGTTCCTGGCGGTGGTATCGCCCTGCTCCGAGCTCAAAAGGCTCTGAAGAAGCTGGCCGTCGAAGGTGACGAAAAGCTGGGTGCGGACATCGTCGCCAAGGTTCTCGAATTCCCACTGCGTACGATCGCTGAAAATGCCGGTCTGGACGGTGGCGTGGTTGTGAACCGCGTTCGTCAGCAGAAGAAGGGCACCGAAGGCTTCAACGCCGATACCGGCAACTACGAAGACCTGGTCGACGCCGGCGTCATCGATCCTGCCAAGGTAGTTCGTACCGCTCTGCAGAACGCTGCCAGTGTTGCCGCGTTGCTGCTGACCACGGACTCGCTGATCACCGAAATCCCAAGCGAAGACGAAGGGGGCGATCACCACGATCACCATGACCACGGCGGCATGGGAGGAATGGGTGGCATGGGCGGCATGCCAGGAATGGGCGGCATGGGCATGCCCGGCATGATGTAA
- a CDS encoding M42 family metallopeptidase translates to MLNTPSPSGYEAPVQDIVREYSAEFADKVDTDFHGNVIASVNSGGNVRVMMAGHCDQIGLLVTQIDEMGFIRCQTIGGWDPVQLVGQKMSIWTKDGDIPAVISRKPIHLLTDAERKAAIQLKDLWLDIGAKDQAEAKTLVQVGDPVTLQLGMQMMQNDLAFGPKMDDTTGLWVVIEAARRYGKFSDKQCAAYAVSTVQEEIGLRGAKTSAYGIDPHIGIAVDVTHATDCPTIDRGERGEVYLGRGPVIYRGPNMNPKVVSRLIEVAEENQIPYQIAALGKAAPNDSNAIQTTRGGVAAGLVAIPNRYMHSAVETISLEDIDHAATLLAEFLHSVQDDDDFRPGM, encoded by the coding sequence ATGTTGAACACTCCGAGCCCCTCTGGCTACGAAGCTCCGGTACAGGATATCGTGCGGGAATACTCCGCCGAATTCGCGGATAAGGTCGACACGGACTTCCACGGTAACGTCATTGCTTCGGTCAACTCAGGTGGGAACGTCCGCGTGATGATGGCGGGCCACTGCGATCAAATCGGTCTGCTGGTCACGCAAATCGACGAAATGGGATTCATCCGGTGCCAGACGATCGGCGGTTGGGATCCAGTTCAATTGGTCGGACAGAAGATGTCAATCTGGACCAAAGATGGGGATATCCCGGCGGTCATCTCCCGTAAGCCAATCCACTTGCTGACCGATGCCGAACGAAAAGCGGCCATTCAGCTCAAAGACCTGTGGCTCGACATCGGGGCCAAGGACCAGGCCGAAGCGAAGACATTGGTGCAAGTGGGCGACCCGGTCACTCTGCAACTGGGCATGCAAATGATGCAGAACGACCTGGCATTCGGCCCCAAAATGGACGATACCACCGGACTGTGGGTCGTGATCGAAGCGGCTCGACGCTACGGCAAGTTCAGCGATAAGCAGTGTGCGGCTTACGCGGTTTCCACTGTTCAGGAAGAAATCGGCCTGCGGGGTGCCAAAACAAGCGCTTATGGGATCGACCCGCACATTGGTATCGCCGTCGATGTGACCCACGCGACGGACTGCCCGACGATCGACCGGGGAGAACGTGGCGAAGTCTACCTGGGACGCGGCCCGGTCATCTATCGGGGACCGAATATGAATCCCAAGGTCGTTTCGCGGCTGATCGAAGTAGCCGAGGAAAACCAGATCCCCTATCAGATCGCGGCCCTGGGCAAAGCAGCCCCGAACGATTCCAACGCCATTCAAACCACCCGTGGCGGCGTCGCCGCTGGCCTGGTGGCCATTCCCAACCGTTACATGCACAGTGCCGTCGAAACGATCTCGCTGGAAGACATCGACCACGCTGCCACTTTGTTGGCCGAGTTTCTGCACAGTGTTCAGGACGACGACGACTTCCGCCCCGGCATGTAG